In Pseudomonas fakonensis, one DNA window encodes the following:
- a CDS encoding peptidylprolyl isomerase, with product MKAQARHILVKTAEEAEKLKQRIANGEAFDVLAKKFSTCPSGKRGGDLGEVRPGQMVGAIDQVIFKKPLRVVHGPIKSKFGYHLVQTFYRD from the coding sequence ATGAAAGCCCAAGCCCGCCACATCCTGGTCAAGACCGCTGAAGAAGCCGAAAAGCTCAAGCAGCGTATCGCCAATGGCGAAGCCTTCGACGTGCTGGCCAAAAAGTTCTCCACCTGCCCTTCGGGCAAGCGCGGCGGCGACCTGGGCGAAGTGCGCCCCGGCCAGATGGTGGGCGCCATCGACCAGGTGATCTTCAAGAAGCCCCTGCGCGTGGTGCACGGGCCGATCAAGAGCAAGTTCGGCTACCACCTGGTGCAGACCTTCTACCGCGATTGA
- the ureE gene encoding urease accessory protein UreE → MIVLTRRLTEAAAVTGSVTLSVDSRIKSRLRVTLDDGREAGLMLERGHLLRGGELLADTEGSQVIRVLAAPEAVSTVRCADPHLLARAAYHLGNRHVPLQIEPGLLRYQHDHVLDDMLRGLGLNVDAEQAPFEPEAGAYQSAAHSHSHSHEHGHDHPFVRLPAHS, encoded by the coding sequence ATGATCGTACTGACCCGCAGGCTCACTGAAGCCGCCGCGGTAACCGGCAGCGTCACCTTGAGTGTCGACAGCCGCATCAAGAGCCGTTTGCGCGTAACCCTGGACGACGGCCGCGAGGCCGGCCTGATGCTCGAGCGCGGCCACCTGCTGCGTGGCGGCGAGCTATTGGCCGACACCGAGGGCAGCCAGGTGATCCGTGTGCTGGCCGCCCCGGAGGCGGTGTCCACCGTGCGCTGCGCCGACCCGCACCTGCTGGCCCGCGCCGCCTACCATCTGGGCAACCGCCACGTGCCGCTGCAGATCGAGCCGGGGCTGTTGCGCTACCAGCATGACCACGTGCTGGACGACATGCTGCGCGGCCTGGGCCTGAACGTGGACGCCGAACAAGCCCCCTTCGAGCCCGAGGCCGGCGCCTACCAGAGCGCCGCGCACAGCCACAGCCACAGCCATGAGCATGGCCACGACCACCCGTTCGTGCGCCTGCCAGCCCATTCCTGA
- a CDS encoding TIGR04211 family SH3 domain-containing protein: MPNTQPAPLALTALRSGLIAALIALAAPAHAEEAASDARWVSDSLSTYVRSGPTDGHRIVGTLKSGQKVSLLTSQGNYSQVRGQSGDLVWILTSDLQAVPGQNERLPQLDQQVAELSGQLKTIDDSWKSRVQGMQETLDSRKALIDELETRNKGLNEQLEQSQSSLRDVQARLGDENKQVMMRYMVYGGSIAGAGLLAGLILPALSRGRKRNDRWF, translated from the coding sequence ATGCCCAACACCCAGCCTGCCCCCCTCGCCCTCACCGCCCTGCGCAGCGGCCTGATCGCCGCCCTGATCGCCCTCGCCGCCCCCGCCCATGCCGAAGAAGCCGCCAGCGACGCGCGTTGGGTCAGCGACAGTTTGAGCACCTATGTCCGCAGCGGCCCCACCGACGGCCACCGTATCGTCGGTACCCTCAAGTCGGGGCAGAAGGTCAGCCTGCTGACCAGCCAGGGCAACTACAGCCAGGTGCGCGGCCAGAGCGGCGACCTGGTATGGATCCTCACCAGCGACCTGCAGGCGGTCCCCGGCCAGAACGAACGCCTGCCGCAGCTGGACCAGCAGGTGGCGGAGCTGTCGGGGCAACTGAAGACCATCGACGACAGCTGGAAGAGCCGCGTGCAGGGCATGCAGGAGACGCTGGACTCGCGCAAGGCGCTGATCGACGAGCTGGAAACCCGCAACAAGGGGCTCAACGAGCAGCTCGAACAGTCGCAGTCGAGCCTGCGCGATGTGCAGGCGCGCCTGGGTGACGAGAACAAGCAGGTGATGATGCGCTACATGGTATACGGCGGCAGCATCGCCGGGGCCGGGTTACTGGCGGGGCTGATCCTGCCGGCGCTGAGCCGTGGGCGCAAGCGTAACGATCGCTGGTTCTGA
- a CDS encoding HupE/UreJ family protein: MKKTLALMLLMVAVPAFAHPGHDANPLQDGLLHPLTGLDHLLMLLGTGVLAALTGRTLALPLATLAAMFGGAVCGHLFGDVLGMEQMITGSLLVAAAAMLLPSRQVLLALIMPVFALFHGWAHGVEATPSAFWQFSAGFVTVSGLLLAAGFGIGCALRRHAGLQKAFGGGLLAGAAVLLAG; the protein is encoded by the coding sequence ATGAAAAAGACCCTCGCCCTGATGCTGCTGATGGTGGCCGTACCGGCCTTCGCTCACCCCGGCCACGATGCCAACCCGCTGCAGGATGGCCTGCTGCACCCGCTGACCGGCCTCGATCACCTGCTGATGCTGCTGGGCACCGGCGTGCTCGCCGCCCTGACCGGGCGCACCCTGGCGCTGCCCCTGGCGACCCTGGCGGCGATGTTCGGCGGCGCGGTGTGCGGTCACCTGTTCGGTGACGTGCTGGGCATGGAGCAGATGATCACCGGCTCCCTGCTGGTGGCCGCCGCCGCCATGCTGCTGCCCAGCCGCCAGGTGCTGCTGGCGCTGATCATGCCGGTGTTCGCGCTGTTCCACGGTTGGGCCCATGGCGTTGAAGCCACCCCCAGCGCGTTCTGGCAGTTCAGTGCAGGTTTTGTCACCGTCAGCGGCCTGTTGCTGGCTGCAGGCTTTGGCATCGGCTGCGCGCTGCGCCGCCATGCCGGCCTGCAGAAGGCCTTCGGCGGCGGTCTGCTGGCCGGTGCAGCCGTGCTGCTGGCCGGTTGA
- a CDS encoding branched-chain amino acid aminotransferase: MSNESINWDKLGFDYIKTDKRYLSVWRNGEWDKGTLTEDNVLHISEGSTALHYGQQCFEGLKAYRCKDGSINLFRPDQNAARMQRSCARLLMPHVPTDVFIEACKQVVKANEKFVPPHGKGALYLRPFVIGTGDNIGVRTAPEFIFSVFAIPVGSYFKGGMKPHNFQISSFDRAAPQGTGAAKVGGNYAASLQPGAEAKKANFADAIYLDPLTHSKIEEVGSANFFGITANNEFVTPKSASVLPGITRLSLMELAQSRLGLNVIEGDVEISKLDRFIEAGACGTAAVITPIGGIEYNGKLHVFHDLEKVGPVTQKLYNELTGIQSGDIEAPAGWIIKVA, translated from the coding sequence ATGAGCAACGAAAGCATTAACTGGGACAAGCTGGGCTTCGACTACATCAAGACCGACAAGCGCTACCTGTCCGTATGGCGCAACGGCGAGTGGGACAAAGGCACCCTGACCGAAGACAACGTGCTGCACATCAGTGAAGGCTCCACCGCCCTGCACTATGGCCAGCAGTGCTTCGAAGGCCTCAAGGCCTACCGCTGCAAGGACGGTTCGATCAACCTGTTCCGCCCCGACCAGAACGCCGCGCGCATGCAGCGCAGCTGCGCCCGCCTGCTGATGCCGCACGTACCGACCGACGTGTTCATCGAGGCCTGCAAGCAGGTGGTCAAGGCCAACGAGAAGTTCGTCCCGCCGCACGGCAAAGGCGCCCTGTACCTGCGCCCGTTCGTCATCGGCACCGGTGACAACATCGGCGTGCGCACCGCCCCAGAGTTCATCTTCTCGGTGTTCGCCATCCCGGTAGGCTCGTACTTCAAGGGCGGCATGAAGCCGCACAACTTCCAGATTTCCAGCTTCGACCGCGCCGCTCCGCAGGGCACCGGCGCAGCCAAGGTCGGCGGCAACTATGCAGCCAGCCTGCAGCCGGGCGCCGAAGCGAAGAAAGCCAACTTCGCCGACGCCATCTACCTGGACCCGCTGACCCACAGCAAAATCGAAGAAGTCGGTTCGGCCAACTTCTTCGGCATCACCGCCAACAACGAGTTCGTCACCCCGAAATCGGCCTCGGTGCTGCCCGGCATCACCCGCCTGTCGCTGATGGAACTGGCGCAATCGCGCCTGGGCCTGAACGTGATCGAAGGCGACGTCGAAATCAGCAAGCTGGACCGCTTCATCGAAGCCGGCGCTTGCGGTACCGCGGCGGTGATCACCCCGATCGGCGGCATCGAGTACAACGGCAAGCTGCACGTGTTCCACGACCTGGAAAAGGTCGGCCCGGTTACCCAGAAGCTCTACAACGAGCTGACTGGCATCCAGAGCGGTGACATCGAGGCACCGGCTGGGTGGATCATCAAAGTCGCCTGA
- a CDS encoding GNAT family N-acetyltransferase, with protein sequence MFILRRLDGVPPESFQSQIRQLVIDHVGQLSSVAISQDNPLYPLYQYGVGLEVHQYLMALDGTRGLAVQVILALDAEAPDQLLGFALALPAQDDPQACALAYLAVSASHRRQGIAQGLLDDLRARFACVELSTFANQVPWFEAMGLQVVASAGPQVLMSSTGQASGALIGRLDIAPIYQTVEVMQIHAYLLKQHGDEAMMEAEQLRDERLDGLALQAKDCVRQRLLRH encoded by the coding sequence ATGTTCATCCTCCGCCGCCTCGACGGCGTTCCGCCAGAATCCTTCCAGAGCCAGATCCGTCAGTTGGTGATCGACCATGTCGGCCAGCTCAGCAGTGTCGCCATCAGCCAGGACAACCCGCTCTACCCGCTGTACCAGTACGGCGTGGGGCTTGAGGTACACCAATACCTGATGGCCCTGGACGGTACCCGCGGCCTGGCGGTGCAAGTAATTCTCGCGCTGGACGCCGAGGCCCCGGACCAACTGCTGGGCTTCGCCCTGGCGCTGCCGGCACAGGACGACCCCCAGGCGTGCGCCCTCGCCTACCTCGCCGTCAGCGCCAGCCATCGCCGCCAAGGCATCGCCCAGGGCCTGCTGGATGACCTGCGCGCACGCTTTGCCTGCGTCGAACTGAGCACCTTCGCCAACCAGGTGCCCTGGTTCGAGGCCATGGGCCTGCAGGTGGTCGCCAGCGCCGGGCCGCAAGTGCTGATGAGCAGCACCGGCCAGGCCAGCGGTGCGTTGATCGGGCGGCTGGACATTGCCCCGATCTACCAGACCGTCGAGGTGATGCAGATCCATGCCTACCTGCTCAAGCAGCATGGTGATGAGGCAATGATGGAGGCCGAGCAATTGCGCGACGAACGGCTGGATGGGCTGGCACTGCAGGCCAAGGACTGCGTCAGGCAGCGGCTGCTGCGCCATTGA
- a CDS encoding urease subunit beta: MIPGEIQVAAGDIELNVGRATLSVSVANHGDRPVQVGSHYHFFEVNDALVFERAATLGFRLDIPAGTAVRFEPGQSRTVQLVAYAGKREVYGFQGKVMGALEGLA; encoded by the coding sequence ATGATCCCCGGAGAAATCCAGGTCGCCGCCGGCGACATCGAACTCAACGTTGGCCGCGCCACGCTCAGCGTCAGCGTGGCCAACCACGGCGACCGGCCGGTGCAGGTCGGCTCGCACTATCACTTTTTCGAAGTCAACGATGCGCTGGTGTTCGAGCGCGCAGCGACCCTGGGCTTTCGCCTGGACATCCCGGCCGGCACCGCAGTGCGTTTCGAGCCGGGCCAGTCGCGCACCGTGCAACTGGTGGCCTACGCCGGCAAGCGTGAGGTGTACGGCTTTCAGGGCAAGGTAATGGGCGCGCTGGAGGGCCTGGCATGA
- the argC gene encoding N-acetyl-gamma-glutamyl-phosphate reductase, which translates to MHQPLVFIDGDQGTTGLQIHARLHGRHDLRLLTLPEAERKDPVRRAEAINSADIALLCLPDAAAREAVATLRNPAVRVIDASSAHRTTPGWVYGLPELDQQQAERIARSNRISNPGCYPTGAIALLRPLVKAGLLPADYPLSIHAISGYSGGGRAAVERHEQPGDGYLPALQLYGLELAHKHVPEIQQHAGLSARPVFVPGYGHYRQGIVLSIPLQLRLLPGVSAEQLQACLEQHYQGAKHVQVMPLHQHGPAAALDPQVLNDSNDLRLAVFANAEHGQVLLTAVFDNLGKGASGAAVQNLDLVLAGV; encoded by the coding sequence ATGCACCAGCCACTTGTCTTCATCGACGGCGACCAAGGCACCACCGGCCTGCAGATCCACGCTCGCCTGCACGGCCGCCACGACCTGCGCCTGCTCACCCTGCCCGAGGCCGAACGCAAAGACCCGGTACGCCGCGCCGAGGCCATCAACAGCGCCGACATCGCCCTGCTGTGCCTGCCTGACGCCGCCGCCCGCGAAGCGGTGGCGACCCTGCGCAACCCGGCGGTTCGGGTGATAGATGCAAGTTCTGCGCACCGCACCACCCCGGGCTGGGTGTATGGCCTGCCGGAGCTGGACCAGCAGCAGGCCGAACGGATCGCCCGCAGCAACCGCATCAGCAACCCGGGCTGCTACCCCACCGGGGCCATCGCCCTGTTGCGTCCGCTGGTAAAGGCAGGCCTGCTGCCGGCGGACTATCCGCTGAGCATCCATGCTATTTCTGGCTATTCCGGCGGTGGCCGCGCAGCGGTGGAGCGTCATGAGCAACCTGGCGACGGCTACCTGCCTGCGTTGCAGCTGTATGGGCTGGAGTTGGCGCACAAGCATGTGCCGGAAATCCAGCAGCATGCCGGGCTGAGTGCGCGGCCGGTGTTCGTGCCGGGCTACGGGCACTATCGCCAGGGCATCGTGCTGAGCATCCCGCTGCAGCTGCGGCTGTTGCCGGGGGTGAGTGCCGAGCAGTTGCAGGCGTGCCTTGAGCAGCATTACCAGGGCGCGAAGCATGTGCAGGTGATGCCGTTGCACCAGCATGGGCCCGCGGCGGCGCTGGACCCGCAGGTGTTGAACGACAGCAATGATTTGCGTTTGGCGGTGTTTGCCAATGCCGAGCATGGGCAGGTGTTGTTGACGGCGGTGTTTGACAACCTTGGCAAGGGTGCTTCGGGGGCTGCTGTGCAGAATCTGGATTTGGTGTTGGCGGGGGTTTAG
- a CDS encoding LysR family transcriptional regulator — translation MREISLDRLRTLVVIADHGSFADAARQLNLAPPTISLHVAELEARIGAPLLNRTRGHVRPTAIGETLLARARRLLADADQALDEVRRQVEGLTGRVRLGASTGAIAHLLPQALQALRVEHPGIDVQVQVLTSQASLSQLRDGSLDIGLVALPQVAGKGLKLTPWRRDPIVAYLPADWQPPARVSPAWLAGRALILNDSSTQLSRVTSEWFAAAGLYPEARIELNYNDAIKSLVAAGYGATLLPQEGEVQQHDPRIVRRPLRPGLWRQLGIACRDGEVERAIGHVLAALARLR, via the coding sequence ATGCGCGAAATCAGCCTCGACCGCCTGCGTACGCTAGTGGTAATTGCCGACCACGGCTCGTTCGCCGACGCTGCCCGCCAGCTCAACCTGGCACCCCCCACCATCAGCCTGCATGTGGCCGAGCTCGAAGCCCGCATTGGCGCGCCGCTGCTCAACCGCACCCGCGGGCATGTGCGGCCCACGGCCATCGGCGAAACCCTGCTGGCCCGTGCCCGGCGCCTGCTGGCAGATGCCGACCAGGCGCTGGACGAAGTGCGCCGCCAGGTCGAAGGCCTGACCGGGCGCGTGCGCCTGGGGGCCTCCACCGGCGCCATCGCCCACCTGCTGCCCCAGGCCCTGCAAGCCTTGCGCGTGGAACACCCGGGGATCGACGTGCAGGTACAGGTGCTCACTTCGCAGGCGTCGCTTTCGCAACTGCGTGACGGCAGCCTGGATATCGGTCTGGTGGCGCTGCCCCAGGTGGCGGGCAAGGGCTTGAAGCTGACCCCCTGGCGGCGCGACCCGATCGTGGCCTATCTGCCCGCCGACTGGCAGCCACCGGCGCGGGTTTCCCCGGCCTGGCTGGCCGGGCGGGCGTTGATCTTGAATGACAGCAGCACGCAGCTGTCGCGGGTGACCTCGGAATGGTTCGCCGCGGCAGGGTTGTACCCCGAGGCGCGTATCGAGCTGAACTACAACGATGCGATCAAGAGCCTGGTGGCGGCGGGGTACGGCGCGACCTTGCTGCCCCAGGAGGGCGAGGTGCAGCAGCACGACCCGCGTATCGTGCGCCGGCCGTTGCGGCCAGGGCTGTGGCGCCAGTTGGGCATCGCCTGCCGGGATGGCGAGGTGGAGCGGGCTATCGGGCACGTGCTGGCGGCGTTGGCCAGGTTACGCTAG
- the ureC gene encoding urease subunit alpha — translation MSRISRRAYADMFGPTVGDRVRLADTALWVEVEKDFTVYGEEVKFGGGKVIRDGMGQGQMLASKAMDLVLTNALIIDHWGIVKADIGVKHGRIAAIGKAGNPDVQPGVTVPVGPGTEVIAAEGKIVTAGGIDSHIHFICPQQVEEALTSGVTTFIGGGTGPATGTNATTCTPGPWYLARMLQAADSLPINIGLLGKGNASRPEALREQIAAGAVGLKLHEDWGSTPAAIDCCLGVAEEMDIQVAIHTDTLNESGCIEDTLAAIGDRTIHTFHTEGAGGGHAPDIIRAAGQANVLPSSTNPTLPYTVNTVDEHLDMLMVCHHLDPSIAEDVAFAESRIRRETIAAEDILHDMGAFAMTSSDSQAMGRVGEVVLRTWQVAHQMKLRRGPLAPDTAYSDNFRVKRYIAKYTINPALTHGIAHEVGSVEVGKLADLVLWAPAFFAVKPALVIKGGMIATAPMGDINGSIPTPQPVHYRPMFGALGAARHATRMTFLPQAALDRGLPEQLKLQSLIGLAHGCRQVRKAHMLHNTLQPVIEVDSQTYQVRADGELLVCEPATELPLAQRYFLF, via the coding sequence ATGAGCCGTATTTCCCGTCGGGCCTACGCCGACATGTTCGGCCCCACCGTGGGCGACCGCGTGCGCCTGGCTGATACCGCGTTGTGGGTGGAGGTCGAGAAGGACTTCACCGTCTACGGCGAAGAGGTCAAGTTCGGTGGTGGCAAGGTGATCCGCGACGGCATGGGCCAGGGCCAGATGCTCGCAAGCAAAGCCATGGACCTGGTGCTGACCAACGCCCTGATCATCGACCACTGGGGCATCGTCAAGGCCGATATCGGCGTCAAGCACGGGCGCATCGCCGCCATCGGCAAGGCCGGCAACCCCGACGTGCAGCCGGGTGTGACCGTGCCGGTGGGGCCGGGCACCGAGGTGATCGCCGCCGAAGGCAAGATCGTCACCGCAGGTGGTATCGACTCGCACATTCACTTCATTTGCCCGCAGCAGGTCGAAGAAGCGCTGACCAGCGGCGTGACCACCTTTATTGGCGGCGGCACGGGGCCGGCCACCGGCACCAATGCCACCACCTGCACCCCGGGCCCCTGGTACCTGGCGCGTATGCTCCAGGCTGCCGACAGCCTGCCGATCAACATCGGCCTGCTGGGCAAGGGCAACGCCTCGCGCCCCGAAGCGCTGCGCGAGCAGATCGCCGCCGGTGCCGTGGGCCTGAAGCTGCACGAGGACTGGGGCTCGACCCCGGCGGCCATCGACTGCTGCCTGGGTGTGGCCGAAGAGATGGATATCCAGGTGGCGATCCACACCGACACCCTCAACGAGTCGGGCTGCATCGAGGACACCCTGGCCGCCATCGGCGACCGCACCATCCACACCTTCCATACCGAAGGTGCCGGCGGCGGCCATGCCCCGGACATCATCCGCGCGGCAGGGCAAGCCAACGTGCTGCCGTCGTCGACCAACCCGACCCTGCCGTACACGGTCAACACCGTCGACGAGCACCTGGACATGCTCATGGTCTGCCACCACCTGGACCCAAGCATTGCCGAGGACGTGGCCTTCGCCGAGTCGCGCATCCGCCGCGAGACCATCGCCGCCGAGGACATCCTCCACGACATGGGCGCCTTTGCCATGACCTCGTCCGACTCCCAGGCCATGGGCCGGGTAGGCGAGGTGGTGCTGCGCACCTGGCAGGTGGCGCACCAGATGAAGCTGCGCCGCGGCCCGCTGGCGCCGGACACCGCCTACAGCGACAACTTCCGGGTCAAGCGCTACATCGCCAAGTACACCATCAACCCGGCGCTGACCCACGGCATCGCCCACGAGGTGGGTTCGGTGGAGGTGGGCAAGCTGGCCGACCTGGTGCTGTGGGCCCCGGCGTTCTTTGCGGTCAAGCCGGCGCTGGTGATCAAGGGCGGCATGATCGCCACTGCGCCCATGGGCGATATCAACGGCTCGATCCCTACCCCGCAACCGGTGCACTACCGGCCCATGTTCGGCGCCCTGGGTGCGGCGCGCCATGCCACGCGCATGACCTTCCTGCCCCAGGCTGCTCTGGACCGTGGCCTGCCCGAGCAATTGAAGCTGCAGAGCCTGATCGGCCTGGCCCATGGATGCCGGCAGGTGCGCAAGGCGCACATGCTGCACAACACCCTGCAACCGGTGATCGAGGTGGATTCGCAAACCTACCAGGTGCGTGCCGACGGTGAGCTGCTGGTGTGCGAGCCAGCCACCGAACTGCCGCTGGCGCAGCGTTATTTCCTGTTCTGA
- a CDS encoding urease accessory protein UreD, protein MGLPEQIGAQEQQAGWSAHLRLRFVLRDGVTRLGARHHHGPLLVQRPFYPEGAPCHVYVLHPPGGIVAGDRLELDIHLEPGSHALLTMPGASKFYRSIGPTAQLAQRFHLAAGSTLEWLPQDSIFFNGARASLASRFSLEPGTRLLAWETLCLGRPVMNERFEQGALDSLLHIEMPGDPGLHERLRIDGGQLAKVGDHPLLATFCAAPATQAVLDQVREVLDTLPTPAGATLLGELLVIRLLDHDNQHLQHNLQRLWHLLRPAVLGLAPCPPRIWAT, encoded by the coding sequence ATGGGGTTGCCGGAACAAATCGGCGCACAAGAGCAGCAGGCAGGCTGGAGTGCGCACCTGCGGTTGCGCTTTGTGTTGCGCGACGGCGTGACCCGCCTTGGTGCGCGTCACCACCATGGACCCCTTTTGGTGCAGCGCCCCTTCTACCCGGAAGGCGCGCCATGCCATGTGTATGTGCTGCATCCGCCCGGCGGCATCGTCGCCGGTGACCGCTTGGAGCTGGACATCCACCTGGAGCCCGGCAGCCACGCGCTGCTGACCATGCCCGGGGCGAGCAAGTTCTACCGCAGCATCGGCCCCACTGCGCAGCTGGCCCAGCGTTTTCACCTGGCCGCCGGCAGCACGCTGGAGTGGCTGCCCCAGGACAGCATCTTCTTCAATGGCGCCCGCGCGAGCCTGGCCAGCCGATTCAGCCTGGAGCCCGGTACCCGCCTGCTGGCCTGGGAGACTCTGTGCCTGGGCCGCCCGGTGATGAACGAGCGCTTCGAGCAAGGCGCGCTGGACAGCCTGCTGCACATCGAAATGCCCGGTGACCCTGGCCTGCACGAGCGCTTGCGCATCGACGGCGGGCAACTGGCCAAGGTGGGCGACCACCCGCTACTGGCCACCTTCTGCGCCGCACCGGCTACGCAGGCCGTGCTGGACCAGGTGCGCGAGGTGCTCGACACGCTGCCCACGCCAGCCGGCGCCACCCTGCTGGGCGAGCTGCTGGTGATCCGTCTGCTCGACCACGACAACCAACACCTGCAACACAACCTGCAGCGCCTCTGGCACCTGCTGCGCCCGGCCGTGCTCGGCCTGGCGCCGTGCCCGCCGCGCATCTGGGCCACTTGA
- a CDS encoding 5'-nucleotidase, producing the protein MPFELDDRLVIGVASSAVFDLSESDAVFRRDGEAQYRKYQEQHLDVPLGKGIAYPFIKRLLALNDLRDDPEDPLVEVVLLSQNDPDTGLRVMKTINHYGLNMTRAIFTQGRSPYEYIPALNIALFLSADKQHVDAAIQAGYPAGQVLDSQFDDDESDDNLRIAFDFDGVLAGDESEAVMQAGGLGRFHAHEVKNVAQPHNPGPLKEFFVRIARIQAAEEQYKLAYPDYANRLRVSIVTARNAPSHERALNTLKSWGVMANDAFFLGGIEKRRVLQVLKPHIFFDDQSGHLKSTSTVVPSVHVPFGVTNRLG; encoded by the coding sequence ATGCCTTTCGAACTGGATGACCGCCTGGTAATCGGTGTGGCCTCAAGCGCGGTGTTCGACCTGAGCGAGTCGGACGCGGTATTCCGCCGCGACGGCGAGGCGCAGTACCGCAAGTACCAGGAGCAACACCTGGATGTGCCGTTGGGCAAGGGCATCGCCTACCCGTTCATCAAGCGCCTGCTGGCGCTCAACGACCTGCGCGACGACCCCGAGGACCCGCTGGTGGAGGTGGTGCTGCTGTCGCAGAACGACCCGGACACCGGGCTGCGGGTGATGAAAACCATCAATCACTACGGACTGAACATGACCCGGGCGATTTTCACCCAGGGCCGTTCCCCTTACGAGTACATCCCGGCGCTGAACATCGCGCTGTTTCTGTCGGCCGACAAGCAGCACGTGGACGCCGCCATTCAGGCCGGCTACCCCGCCGGGCAGGTGCTCGACTCGCAGTTCGACGATGACGAGAGCGACGACAACCTGCGCATCGCCTTCGACTTTGACGGCGTGCTGGCGGGGGACGAGTCGGAGGCGGTGATGCAGGCGGGTGGCCTGGGCCGGTTCCATGCCCACGAGGTGAAGAACGTCGCCCAGCCGCACAACCCCGGGCCGTTGAAGGAATTCTTCGTACGCATTGCGCGCATTCAGGCGGCAGAGGAGCAGTACAAGCTGGCCTACCCTGACTACGCCAACCGTCTGCGGGTGTCGATCGTTACCGCGCGCAACGCGCCGTCCCACGAGCGGGCGCTGAATACCCTGAAAAGCTGGGGGGTGATGGCCAACGATGCGTTCTTCCTCGGCGGCATCGAAAAGCGCCGGGTGCTGCAGGTGCTCAAGCCGCACATCTTCTTCGACGACCAGTCGGGGCATTTGAAGAGCACCAGTACCGTGGTGCCTTCGGTGCATGTGCCGTTCGGGGTGACCAACCGGTTGGGGTGA
- a CDS encoding urease subunit gamma: MELTPREKDKLLLFTAALLAERRLARGLKLNYPEAVALISAAVLEGARDGRSVAELMSLGREVLVREQVMDGVPEMLHDVQVEATFPDGTKLVTVHDPIV; this comes from the coding sequence ATGGAGCTGACCCCGCGAGAGAAAGACAAACTGCTGCTGTTCACCGCCGCGTTGCTGGCGGAACGGCGCCTGGCCCGTGGCCTGAAGCTCAACTACCCGGAAGCGGTGGCGCTGATCAGCGCCGCGGTGCTCGAGGGGGCCCGCGATGGCCGCAGCGTCGCCGAGCTGATGAGCCTGGGCCGCGAAGTACTGGTGCGCGAGCAGGTGATGGACGGCGTACCCGAGATGCTCCACGACGTCCAGGTCGAAGCCACATTCCCCGACGGCACGAAGCTTGTGACCGTGCATGACCCCATCGTCTGA